The nucleotide sequence GGCCGCACATATCTTGAGCACGAGGCACGCCGCAACCGAAGCGTTTCAGAACGCCGGCGCAAGACATCAAGCGATATCGCGTCAGTAACCAGCGCTGTCGACCACGCCGGCGGCTACCCGAGGCATGCAGCATGGCCCTCGCCCCTCGAACGTCGCTAGCGACGTGCAGCGCACGTCTCACCAACCAATTTCGTCGCTTGCGACGTGTTTGCGACGCGCACGACGGCGATAGATGCGCGATATGGTGGTCTATCCCCTCTTGTGTGACGACGAATTTTCTGCCAAGAATGTCGGGCATGGATTCGATGCACTCGAATCCGGCAAGCGAGACGCCACGCGACGCTCCACTCGGTCGCCAGTCTCGATGAAGTGAACCGAGGGTTTGGCCTCCTGGCCAAAACCTCGAGCGGCTGCAGACGAGGCATCACCAATGCCTGCGGTCTCTGCCGCGGCCCGCGTGACGGCAGTTAGCGCTGAATTCCTGCGATTTTGCAGGCACGAAGCCGGAGAGTGCGTCGCCTTTGGCGCTCGCTGATCCGGTCTAATCCCCAACTCGCCGCGCGGCACGCGGCGCGGTCACACGGGTGCGGCATCGGGCTGATTGATCAGCGGCCGGTACCGACCCGCCTCTCGCGATCTTCCTGTTCGTGATTTTCGCGGCGCGCTGTCCGTGCGCCGTGCGGATAACGCATGCCTGCGCGCCAGGTTGCTGCGCGCGCCCATCACCGCCTATCAACCGAATTCTCTTAAGGAGCTATGCCATGAACACAACCTTAAATCGAAGTGCCCGAGAAGCAAGGACAACAGACCGATGAATCCCCGGCTCATCCGCCTCCGTGACGTCCCGAAATACCTGGGGATGGACAAGAACCGCTTCAATGCCGAGGTCCGTCCGCTGCTGACGGAAGTTCCCATCGGCGCACGTGGAGTCGCCTTTGACCGGCTTGAACTCGACGCCTGGGTTGACGATCATGTTCGTCGCAACGGGCGTTCCGTGAAGGAGAAACCATGGAACGACCAAAGCTGCCCGACGGCCTCGTTTGGCGCAGGAGGCCGAATGGGAAGTACCTCAAGTACATCTATTTCAAGGTGCAATATCGGAAAAGGCGGATTCGCGGCTCTAGCGGAACGGCTGATCCGAGAGAAGCAGAGCGACGGCTGAGAAGGATCAAGGACCAGGTCGACAATCAGGAACTCTACGGGGTTCGACCGGATCGGCCCTTCCGCCTCGCCGCGGAGAAGCTGATCCGGGAATTCCAGGGATCGCCAAAGACGCTGCGCATGTATGCGCAGTCGGCCGATGATCTCAATCCCTGGATCGGCGGCGATCCGCTGCGGCTCATCTGCAAGGACCGCCTCCGGCCCTTCATCGACGCACGAAGGAGCGACGGGGTCTCGGTCAGGACGATCAACCTCGCCATCGCGTTCGTACGGCGAGTCCTGAGGCTGGCGGCGTACTACTGGCGGGACGAGAACGGCATGTCATGGCTCGAGAACTGCCCGATCATCCAGTTCGAGAAAGGGCCGGCGAAGAAGCCGTATCCGCTGTCGTGGGAGGAGCAGGAGAAGCTGTTCGATCTGTTGCCGGGGAGGATGAGGAAGGCGGCCATCGTCGGCGTCAACACGGGTCTGCGGGAGTACCCGCTGATCCGGCTGCGCTGGGAGTGGGAGGAGCACTGCCGCGATCTGGGAGAGACCGTGTTCCGGATTCCGGCGGAGTACATGAAGAACAAGAAGCCGATGGTGCTCATCCTCAATCGGTTGGCCCGCGAAGCGATCGACTCGATGCGCGGCTTTCATGAGGAGCTCGTGTTCGGTGAGCTCTATCAGATGACCAACAACTCATGGAAGACGGCATGGAAGGAAGCGGGCCTGCCGGTCGGGAAAGAGTACGGCAAGGGCGTCCACAACCTGCGGCACACCTTCGGGAAGCGGTTGCGCGACGCCGGCGTGGACGAGCGCGACGTGCAGGACCTCCTGCATCACCTTCCGCGGAACATCACCCGGCACTATTCGGTGCCGGAGCTGCGGAACCTGAAGCGTTGTCTTGACCGGATCGTGCCCCGACCCGTGGCGCCGCGAAAGAAAAGTGGCACAAATCGGGCCCACGCCCTCGCGATCGAGTGACGCGCCGTTTTTTGGATGTTCAGTAAATCGCTGCCAGGACAGGGAAATACGTGGTGGGCCGTGCAGGACTTGAACCTGCGACCAACTGGTTAAAAGGACGACTGGCAACCTGAGTTGTTAAACCAATCAACGCCTTGCAACGTCCATCGCTCTGCCAGACCCACGAAAAGCGACGAAGATCTACAGCAGTCGAAAGTAAACTGGCAAAAAAATGGCAAAGTCGGTGTCGACATAATTAATACTGTCACTCGAACCCTACGCAGCGCGGCACAGAGGTCAAGGCCGCGCGTAGTGGACGAATTTGGTGGTCTTTACGCGGCTGGCTTCCTCATCTCGAACGAATCCCGCCACGCTTGTAGCCTTTCCAAGTCGGCCCTTAACTCATCGGGCCCAGGGAGCTGTACTGGAACATCACGCGGCTGTGAATGTTCGTAAGATGAATACTTGCTCATCATCTCATCCAATAGCCGGGTATCATTCTGGGAAATCTTTGTCAATTTTTCCAGTTTGTTTTTTGTCTGCACTTCTCGGCGGAAGCGTTGAATCACTCCGGCCAACAGATCGTCTTCGACGATCCGCTCGAGCGTCTTGCGCAGCTTGCTACAGATGGCCTGCGCAGGCATTTCATACGCCGCCCTGCCCTCCGTCTTCCAGACCCGACGTGCTTTCTCAACCTCATCCAACAGTGTATTGATGGCCGCTTTGGGTTTCTGCGCCTCAAATGGAGCAGGCGCAGGCTCGCCCGTACTCCAGGGCTCCCTCTCCACTGCGGTGATATATGGCTCGATGTTTTCTTTTCTGGCTGCTTCCTGCAGCAGCGCAAGCAACGAAAGCCGATGTGTGAAAACGATTACTTGGTGATCCTTACAGAGTTGTACGAGTCTAGCGACGGTCGCTTCCTCGTAGTCCTGGTCAAGGGACGAAATCGGATCGTCAAAGACAATCGGCGTCTTGGATCTGCGTCCCTCCACGTCCGCCAGAAAGGCTGTCAGCGAAATGATTCGGAATTCCCCCTCGCTAAGAATTTCTGCGGTCGGGACGCCCGCCTTGTTGTTTCTCAATCTGATCTGATGAAAGACCCGTCCCTTGCCGGCTCCCGATTTTACAATTTCGGCACCGATGTAACTCGCGCCCAGTTTCCGGCACTCTTCTTCGAAGCGACCGATAAAGGCTGCTGTTACGAATTCCTCCGCAAGCTCCGATTTCATTTTCGTCAGCGCCTGGGTATTGGTTAAGCGCCTCGCTTCTTCCAGCTGCGCTACGCGGACAAGGCAAGCAATCTCTGCGTCTATGCTTGCTTTTTGCTGGGAAATCCACTGCTTTGCTTCCGCTTCCGTAAGCTGACGTTGTACCTCTATGCGATTGTCTCTTGCCGCATCCGCGTCGTACACGAGCGCCTGCTCCTCCAGCGAGTTGGACAACCGGTCAAGCAGCGCGATCGCCTCTCGGTCCACTTGCTCACTAAGAGCTCGGTCCTTGCTGCCCGTCACTAACCCGACACGCCGATTCTCTAGCACCGCGAGCAGATCGAGGACGGCCTGCCTGTCCTTTTCTTCAGAGATACCAGCTGAGTCCAGGTGCAGCCCAACGGTTTCTTTCGACGGCACTTCCGGAAGTGTCCGTTGCAAATCTACCAAATGCTGCTCGGCAGACTGCGCCTCTTGCTCCAGCCCGCCTTTGACGAAACGCTCAAAGGCGCGAAGGCGCTCCTTGGCGTCATCCTCAAGTGGCTGATGACATAGCACGCACCTCGCGTCACCCGCCGTATGGGGGAAATCTATCCCTTCGTAGGCCTCCGACTCAGAATATTTCCGCGCCTGCTCCCACAGCAGCCGCCAAGATTCCGAGCCGACACCTGCCAGTGGCGCGTTCTCAAACACCTTCTGAGCATCTACGCTGGCCGCTTGGCGCTTAGCTCGGGCGTCATTTCGTGCCGCAATGAACGTGGCGCAACTTTCGGGTGAGAGAACGTCTGCAATCCGCCTGAGATCGTTCGCCAAATCCGTAAGATGCTTCTTCTGCTTGCGCAAAGCGGCGGCCTTGTCCTTCGGGTTCGCCTCTGCCAACCGCGCCCGAAGCTGCGCAAGTATGCTGCCATCCGTTTCCGACCAAGCACAGTATTTTTCCACTTCCTCCTTCGTTGTTCGGGTGGAAACCTTTTGATACCACTGTCCGACCGCGGTAGCTGCGAAAACGGGCGGTAAGATGGGCTTCTTTGATACCTGGGCCAGAATTTCGCTGTCTAGCTCTCGTGCCACCTCGTCACAAACCTCCACCAAGCGCTGGAAGAATGCGAGCAGCCCTGGCTCGAAGGCGACCTCATTTGCTCGATTGACGTATACCTCGCCCGATCGCGTATCGTAGACTTCGACGGCCGACAGTTCGGGATGGATTCCGTCCGTAAGTTTCCACGCCAACTCCTTGCTTTGGCCGTTGACCGTGTAGCCGAATTTGCACCCTTGGAAGGCGGCACGTGGTTTCGAGACGTCACTGTGAACACTACCGAGATGGCGGGCGCCGCAGGCGTGCTTGAGAATGCGCACATAGGCAGATTTACCAGCACCGTTGCGCCCATAGATGATCGTAAGATTGTTTCCTCCAAACAGGAGGGGCTTGCGAGGCGCGAGTGCATTTACGCCTTGCACTTCGGAAATTGCGCTAAGCGTCAGCTCGACTGTTTCGTCCCGGTGCGCGAGCACACCCGGCGGAATTCCCTCAGCCTTCAGGGCATCGCCATTCTGAGCAGCTATTCCTGCCTCACGCTTGCATAGGAGCATGAGCTCATGTATGTCCGATTCAGTCAATTCACCGCTACGCAGCAAGCGACGTGCGGCGTCTTGTAGCCAAGCCGGTCGCTCCTTGAACCACGCCTCCAATGCTCTCGTGTCCATCAGTCTCTGACGAACGCTCGCCTCAGGATCTCGTACCGCACTCACATGCCTGCTTGGACATATCAAATACCCGC is from Sulfurifustis variabilis and encodes:
- a CDS encoding tyrosine-type recombinase/integrase codes for the protein MYAQSADDLNPWIGGDPLRLICKDRLRPFIDARRSDGVSVRTINLAIAFVRRVLRLAAYYWRDENGMSWLENCPIIQFEKGPAKKPYPLSWEEQEKLFDLLPGRMRKAAIVGVNTGLREYPLIRLRWEWEEHCRDLGETVFRIPAEYMKNKKPMVLILNRLAREAIDSMRGFHEELVFGELYQMTNNSWKTAWKEAGLPVGKEYGKGVHNLRHTFGKRLRDAGVDERDVQDLLHHLPRNITRHYSVPELRNLKRCLDRIVPRPVAPRKKSGTNRAHALAIE
- a CDS encoding AAA family ATPase; this encodes MDTRALEAWFKERPAWLQDAARRLLRSGELTESDIHELMLLCKREAGIAAQNGDALKAEGIPPGVLAHRDETVELTLSAISEVQGVNALAPRKPLLFGGNNLTIIYGRNGAGKSAYVRILKHACGARHLGSVHSDVSKPRAAFQGCKFGYTVNGQSKELAWKLTDGIHPELSAVEVYDTRSGEVYVNRANEVAFEPGLLAFFQRLVEVCDEVARELDSEILAQVSKKPILPPVFAATAVGQWYQKVSTRTTKEEVEKYCAWSETDGSILAQLRARLAEANPKDKAAALRKQKKHLTDLANDLRRIADVLSPESCATFIAARNDARAKRQAASVDAQKVFENAPLAGVGSESWRLLWEQARKYSESEAYEGIDFPHTAGDARCVLCHQPLEDDAKERLRAFERFVKGGLEQEAQSAEQHLVDLQRTLPEVPSKETVGLHLDSAGISEEKDRQAVLDLLAVLENRRVGLVTGSKDRALSEQVDREAIALLDRLSNSLEEQALVYDADAARDNRIEVQRQLTEAEAKQWISQQKASIDAEIACLVRVAQLEEARRLTNTQALTKMKSELAEEFVTAAFIGRFEEECRKLGASYIGAEIVKSGAGKGRVFHQIRLRNNKAGVPTAEILSEGEFRIISLTAFLADVEGRRSKTPIVFDDPISSLDQDYEEATVARLVQLCKDHQVIVFTHRLSLLALLQEAARKENIEPYITAVEREPWSTGEPAPAPFEAQKPKAAINTLLDEVEKARRVWKTEGRAAYEMPAQAICSKLRKTLERIVEDDLLAGVIQRFRREVQTKNKLEKLTKISQNDTRLLDEMMSKYSSYEHSQPRDVPVQLPGPDELRADLERLQAWRDSFEMRKPAA